From Toxorhynchites rutilus septentrionalis strain SRP chromosome 2, ASM2978413v1, whole genome shotgun sequence, a single genomic window includes:
- the LOC129764704 gene encoding organic cation transporter protein, with amino-acid sequence MPKTEDDIDLDEVLTEIGQFGRFQVRQYVLMIIPIIFNAFFTLSYVFTAGNVNYRCHVPGCDNETVVNYQPEWMSNAIPLHNGVPAQCERFLPISNASLNNLQCDAADFNRSVTVGCDSFIFENDEVTIVNYFNITCPHNDWKITLVGTINNIGQFVALPIAGFLSDRFGRRMVLLLSVAGSAVFGLIRAYSTGYEMFIIMEFLDPAIGSTMYTTAFILALELVGPRMRVTGNNVISCAFSFGEAALGILAMFFRNWRTLLKILYIPGIISLPLLWMTSESVRWLISKGQREKALSILKKAASMNGKHLSPTSIESLCPASDNESKSEDLSPDRSFFSLLTDAFSNPGLLLRIANCSFCWLTNVLVYYGLSLNSVSLAGDKYLNFILVSLVELPGFLIMQLILDRVGRRITLCTTMLLCGLFCYLSEFIPTGNHWLSLMLFLVSKMTITMSFGTLYIYTVEIFPTNLRQSLLSVCSMFGRIGSMIAPQTPLLAKIWAPLPMIIFGTIGIVSGLTILQFPETLNSQLPNTVEEAMNMNDNDKDKEQLA; translated from the exons ATGCCGAAAACCGAGGATGACATTGATCTTGACGAGGTGCTGACTGAAATCGGCCAGTTTGGGCGGTTCCAAGTGCGACAGTATGTGTTGATGATCATACCGATTATTTTCAATGCCTTCTTCACGCTGAGTTACGTATTCACCGCGGGGAATGTAAACTACAG ATGCCATGTGCCGGGATGTGATAATGAGACCGTTGTAAACTATCAGCCGGAGTGGATGAGCAACGCAATTCCCCTGCACAATGGAGTTCCAGCGCAATGTGAACGGTTTCTACCGATAAGCAACGCGAGCCTTAATAATCTTCAATGTGACGCTGCTGATTTCAATAGAAGCGTAACGGTGGGATGCGACAGCTTCATTTTCGAGAATGACGAAGTGACAATTGTAAATTATTTCAACATCACTTGCCCCCACAATGATTGGAAGATCACACTGGTGGGAACCATCAACAACATCGGACAGTTTGTGGCGCTCCCAATCGCTGGGTTCCTTTCCGATCGATTTGGTCGCCGCATGGTGCTTCTGTTAAGCGTTGCAGGCAGCGCTGTTTTTGGGTTGATCCGCGCTTATTCCACCGGATACGAGATGTTCATCATTATGGAATTTTTGGACCCAGCGATTGGATCTACTATGTACACCACAGCCTTTATTCTGGCGCTGGAACTTGTCGGGCCTAGAATGCGTGTAACCGGCAATAATGTGATATCCTGCGCATTTTCCTTCGGCGAAGCTGCCCTCGGTATTCTGGCAATGTTCTTCCGCAATTGGCGAACCCTACTGAAGATACTTTACATTCCCGGAATAATCTCACTGCCACTTCTCTGGATGACCTCGGAAAGCGTTCGCTGGCTTATCTCCAAGGGTCAACGAGAGAAAGCGCTGAGTATTCTTAAAAAAGCAGCCAGCATGAATGGGAAGCACTTATCGCCGACATCGATTGAAAGCCTTTGCCCAGCGAGTGACAACGAATCGAAATCAGAGGACTTATCTCCCGACAGAAGTTTCTTCAGCCTGTTGACGGATGCGTTCAGTAACCCTGGACTTTTACTACGAATCGCGAActgttcattctgctggttaACAAATGTTCTGGTTTACTATGGGCTCAGTTTGAACTCTGTCAGCCTCGCCGGTGACAAATACCTCAATTTTATTCTAGTCTCGCTGGTCGAGTTGCCGGGTTTTTTGATTATGCAATTAATCCTGGACAGAGTAGGTCGGAGGATTACTCTGTGCACAACGATGCTGCTTTGTGGATTATTCTGCTACCTTTCGGAGTTCATCCCAACCG GAAATCATTGGCTCAGTTTAATGTTGTTCCTCGTCAGCAAAATGACCATCACCATGTCATTCGGTACGCTGTACATTTACACGGTGGAAATTTTCCCCACAAACCTCCGTCAGAGTTTACTCTCTGTATGCTCAATGTTCGGCCGCATTGGATCGATGATCGCACCCCAAACACCCCTCCTGGCGAAGATATGGGCTCCCCTTCCGATGATCATCTTCGGAACAATTGGTATTGTGTCAGGCCTTACGATACTCCAATTCCCAGAAACACTCAATAGCCAGCTCCCGAACACGGTCGAGGAAGCCATGAACATGAATGACAATGATAAAGACAAAGAACAGCTTGCGTGA
- the LOC129764705 gene encoding major facilitator superfamily domain-containing protein 8-like isoform X2, with the protein MVKWLALKQSEKDRLLGLETEVEYRQRWISIRVLYFTSYLMFLAFGIVATGIWPYLKNLDPSAAKVFLAYAFAVPPLGQLIVSPLFGWWSNKLPSIRLPLVLLVTVFTIANVIYAIIEEFPDNRKYVLLVCRALIGVGTSSVAICRAYVSSATRLSERTKTISYMALAQSMGLMVGPIFQSAFSLIGEQGFRFAGLFRVNMYTVAGWSCAFLGVINLILLTPRVFKDRPIALREAMINQGAANAKETWKSVELQYLPIAMVLVSFSLLMFSHVAFQTLLSPIALDQFNWTNEESLFYLGILMTAGALISCVLFLLLDFLCKRFSESNVLVYGAMLALFFSQILMIPVGNEPITATSDGLNATNGNSSCPSIQDWCRWIPPVGKIQFTIAYTLLCTAFSIGTTLSQSVFSKLLGPRPQGTWMALLTCAGSAARILGPGSVTVYVLYGTYWTFGVCTVLAGTIFIWMWVYRDRLQSTKLVQPKVEEELKVLNPTRLTQ; encoded by the exons ATGGTGAAATGGCTCGCTTTGAAGCAATCGGAGAAGGATCGTCTGTTGGGATTGGAAACGGAAGTCGAGTATCGACAACGATGGATATCGATTCGTGTGCTGTATTTTACGAGCTATTTGATGTTCTTGGCGTTCGGAATCGTTGCAACCGGCATTTGGCCGTATCTTAAAAAT CTGGATCCATCGGCGGCTAAAGTGTTTTTGGCGTACGCGTTTGCAGTTCCCCCGCTGGGTCAGTTGATTGTTAGCCCATTGTTCGGGTGGTGGTCCAACAAGTTACCCTCTATTCGGCTGCCATTGGTATTGCTTGTTACTGTATTTACCATAGCAAACGTGATATATGCAATTATCGAGGAATTTCCAGACAATCGAAAATATGTGCTCCTGGTATGTAGAGCACTTATCGGAGTGGGAACATCATCTGTGGCTATTTGCAGGGCGTACGTTTCATCTGCAACGCGTCTTTCGGAGAGAACCAAAACCATTTCATATATGGCCTTAGCGCAAAGCATGGGCCTTATGGTGGGACCAATCTTTCAATCGGCTTTTTCTCTGATTGGGGAGCAAGGATTCCGATTCGCTGGTTTGTTCCGAGTTAACATGTACACGGTAGCGGGCTGGTCATGTGCATTCTTGGGAGTAATCAACCTAATCCTGCTGACACCTCGAGTTTTCAAAGACAGACCAATTGCACTGCGAGAAGCAATGATAAATCAGGGTGCTGCCAACGCTAAGGAAACTTGGAAATCAGTGGAGTTGCAGTATCTTCCCATCGCGATGGTTCTCGTGTCATTCTCGCTGCTCATGTTCTCTCATGTGGCGTTTCAAAC GCTTCTTTCACCGATCGCTCTGGATCAATTCAACTGGACAAACGAGGAATCACTGTTTTACTTAGGTATCCTGATGACGGCCGGGGCGCTGATATCCTGTGTGCTCTTTCTCCTGCTCGATTTCCTCTGCAAGCGTTTCTCCGAGTCCAATGTGCTGGTTTATGGTGCCATGTTGGCACTCTTCTTCAGCCAGATTTTGATGATTCCGGTGGGCAACGAACCGATCACAGCTACGAGCGATGGTTTGAACGCCACCAACGGCAACTCCAGCTGTCCATCGATCCAGGATTGGTGCCGATGGATACCACCGGTCGGTAAAATACAGTTTACCATCGCTTACACCCTACTCTGCACCGCGTTCTCCATCGGTACAACGCTGAGCCAATCGGTGTTTTCGAAGCTGCTTGGCCCGCGGCCCCAGGGCACTTGGATGGCACTTTTAACATGTGCCGGCAGTGCTGCGCGTATTCTGGGCCCTGGATCAGTTACTGTTTATGTGCTCTACGGCACATACTGGACGTTCGGGGTGTGTACTGTTCTGGCGGGTACGATCTTCATCTGGATGTGGGTTTATCGAGATCGATTGCAGTCGACCAAGTTGGTACAGCCAAAAGTGGAGGAGGAGCTTAAGGTACTTAATCCTACGAGGTTAACTCAATAG